A portion of the Mesobacillus sp. AQ2 genome contains these proteins:
- a CDS encoding sugar nucleotide-binding protein: protein MLKNVRGKMKLLILGGKGFLGSNLMVTANKKNITVYGTSRSVSNEINIIKTDIFDKSSLLSVLTKTAPDVIVWTLMSSQNEIELINSGLQNLLSIIRKETKLIFISTDAVFTEGIGNYKETDRIGILPNESPLSAYVNAKYTGESLIKSHHKDHMIIRTGPIYGGSSNIEKRTARIIKKIANKESVKAATNLYRSFVHVDDLSTAILELISIKFIGTIHLGPSKKVSYHSFYNRRLKQLGFNYSVNPFKIDKEDSSYISLDTSLNTQKANSLLKTEFREI from the coding sequence ATGTTAAAGAATGTGAGAGGAAAAATGAAATTACTTATTTTAGGTGGAAAAGGATTCTTAGGCTCGAATTTAATGGTTACAGCAAATAAGAAAAACATAACTGTTTATGGAACTTCACGCTCTGTATCTAATGAAATAAATATCATAAAAACAGACATTTTTGATAAATCTTCTTTATTATCTGTTTTAACTAAAACCGCTCCTGATGTAATTGTTTGGACCCTTATGAGTAGTCAAAACGAAATTGAATTAATCAATAGCGGACTTCAAAATTTACTATCAATAATAAGAAAAGAAACAAAGCTAATATTTATTTCAACAGATGCAGTTTTTACGGAAGGTATAGGAAATTATAAAGAAACAGATAGAATTGGAATACTTCCTAACGAATCTCCACTTTCAGCTTATGTTAATGCAAAATATACAGGAGAAAGCCTCATAAAGTCTCACCATAAAGATCATATGATAATTCGTACTGGCCCTATTTATGGGGGTTCTTCAAATATTGAAAAAAGAACCGCCCGTATAATTAAGAAAATAGCGAATAAGGAAAGTGTTAAGGCAGCGACTAATTTGTATCGTTCCTTTGTACACGTTGATGATCTATCTACTGCAATACTTGAGTTAATATCTATAAAATTTATAGGTACTATACATTTAGGACCTTCGAAGAAAGTAAGTTACCATTCCTTCTATAATCGACGCTTGAAACAATTGGGATTCAACTACTCCGTAAATCCTTTTAAAATTGATAAAGAAGACAGTTCATATATATCTTTGGACACTTCACTCAATACCCAAAAGGCAAATTCATTACTAAAAACTGAATTTCGAGAAATTTAA
- a CDS encoding spore germination protein: protein MKHTKDNQEGLSKELEELDFAGVLDLFKDCDDVSHQTIIIKRGCAMNLLYCQGLYDKRKYDTILIPSLKKILEERCDGRMNLNDFKERLDIPPNSLKDLKELIPRVFNGEIFIYINKRVFFTVDISDHPKRNPQDSNTEISIKGARDGFVEEIGVNIALIRKRLRTNSLICKSYIIGERTQTKVALLYVDDIINEDIKDDIQKRLSKIKIDGIVNSNQLKELLSDSGIDLLPILDYTGRPDFAVDCLLRGRFLVLIDGIPTIAIGPGNLTMLFKSAEDNEYNFLYNSFERIMRIIGLFISTFLPGIWIALITIHQDQLPFTLLAVLVESRKGVPLPSAVEATIMLLLFSLFREAGLRLPLAIGQTLSVIGGLIIGDAAIRAGLTNPAMLVVIATSEVATYTLVNQSLTGAISVFRFIVLFLAGTLGFWGVFLAIALVLIYTAQLRPFGIPYLAPFMLEEPKSLLNTFFRIPWKWNKTRPQFLKPQDSTKQE, encoded by the coding sequence GTGAAGCATACTAAGGATAATCAAGAGGGCCTCTCGAAAGAGTTGGAAGAACTCGATTTTGCCGGTGTATTGGACCTTTTCAAGGACTGCGATGATGTCAGCCATCAAACGATCATAATTAAGAGGGGCTGTGCCATGAACCTGTTGTATTGCCAGGGGCTTTACGATAAGCGGAAATATGACACAATTTTGATTCCTTCGCTTAAAAAGATCCTTGAGGAGCGCTGCGACGGTAGAATGAACCTAAATGATTTCAAAGAGCGGCTGGACATTCCTCCCAATAGTTTAAAGGATCTTAAAGAATTGATTCCCAGAGTCTTCAATGGCGAAATTTTTATTTATATTAACAAACGAGTGTTTTTTACTGTTGATATTTCTGACCACCCGAAAAGAAATCCACAGGATTCAAATACTGAAATCAGCATTAAGGGAGCAAGGGATGGTTTCGTTGAAGAGATTGGAGTCAACATTGCCCTGATAAGAAAGAGGCTGCGGACCAACAGCTTAATATGCAAAAGCTATATCATTGGTGAGCGGACACAGACGAAGGTTGCCTTGCTGTATGTAGACGATATTATCAACGAAGACATAAAAGACGATATCCAAAAACGTCTTTCAAAAATCAAAATTGATGGGATTGTAAACTCCAATCAACTAAAAGAGCTTCTGTCAGATTCAGGAATTGATTTGCTTCCGATTTTGGATTATACCGGAAGACCAGATTTTGCTGTCGATTGTTTGCTGAGGGGAAGATTTTTAGTCTTGATTGATGGAATTCCGACGATCGCCATTGGTCCAGGCAATTTAACCATGCTTTTTAAAAGTGCGGAAGATAATGAATATAATTTTTTATATAACTCATTTGAAAGGATCATGCGGATTATTGGCCTTTTCATATCGACTTTTTTACCTGGTATATGGATTGCCCTCATTACAATCCATCAAGACCAGCTTCCTTTTACACTATTAGCAGTACTGGTGGAATCGAGAAAAGGTGTCCCGCTGCCTTCCGCAGTGGAAGCAACGATTATGCTGTTATTGTTTTCTCTTTTTCGAGAAGCAGGTTTAAGACTGCCTCTAGCTATAGGTCAGACCCTGAGTGTTATCGGGGGATTGATTATTGGTGACGCTGCCATCAGAGCTGGATTGACTAACCCTGCAATGCTGGTTGTAATTGCTACATCGGAGGTAGCTACCTATACACTTGTCAATCAATCTTTGACCGGTGCAATAAGTGTTTTTCGTTTCATTGTCCTTTTTCTTGCAGGCACTCTGGGTTTTTGGGGAGTGTTCCTGGCTATTGCCCTCGTGCTTATATATACAGCACAGCTTCGTCCCTTTGGAATCCCTTATTTGGCTCCATTCATGCTGGAAGAGCCAAAATCATTATTAAATACGTTCTTCAGAATCCCCTGGAAGTGGAACAAAACCAGGCCACAGTTTTTGAAACCCCAGGATTCTACTAAACAGGAGTGA
- a CDS encoding DUF2199 domain-containing protein — translation MELYDDLCIIDDEYYFIRGCIELPVMDANGSFIWDDQHPCPETINLKTIVHTRPAGAAPYIELEPTEHPLALKQKNGISKDRIKQIAEELCQQDEQH, via the coding sequence ATAGAATTGTATGATGATTTGTGTATCATAGACGATGAATATTACTTTATTCGTGGATGTATCGAACTTCCTGTAATGGACGCCAATGGCTCTTTTATTTGGGATGATCAACATCCCTGCCCTGAAACAATTAACTTAAAAACGATTGTTCATACCAGACCAGCAGGTGCAGCTCCTTATATAGAATTAGAGCCGACTGAACATCCATTAGCTTTAAAACAAAAAAATGGCATATCAAAGGATCGAATTAAACAAATTGCCGAAGAGTTATGCCAACAAGATGAACAACATTAA
- a CDS encoding GNAT family N-acetyltransferase, which produces MNQHQIIITQYNSKYAEQTVKMWRDSKEQAIGQKEIHSFENHVYFLNTILPKQFQINLALIDDKVVGMIAFNETEISQLYIHTDYQGMGIGQSLLDKVKVISSGRLTLYTFEVNENAQRFYEKNGFKIIGRGHGNEENLPDIQYEWISK; this is translated from the coding sequence GTGAACCAACACCAAATCATCATTACTCAGTATAATTCAAAGTACGCTGAACAAACAGTGAAAATGTGGCGCGATAGTAAGGAGCAGGCAATTGGTCAGAAAGAAATTCATAGCTTTGAAAATCACGTTTATTTTTTAAATACTATATTACCTAAACAGTTTCAAATAAATTTAGCGTTAATTGACGATAAAGTAGTAGGAATGATTGCTTTTAATGAAACGGAAATAAGCCAACTTTATATTCATACAGATTATCAAGGAATGGGTATAGGTCAATCATTACTAGATAAAGTAAAAGTAATATCAAGTGGGAGATTAACATTATATACATTTGAAGTAAATGAAAATGCACAACGATTTTATGAAAAGAATGGATTTAAAATCATTGGTAGAGGACACGGAAATGAAGAAAATTTACCTGATATTCAATATGAATGGATTTCAAAATAA
- a CDS encoding endospore germination permease: MSSNADDKINAFLGLFMIMSAAGIVSHVIVIPAILDKAGRDAWISVLLIGFLFMGWIFIVYCIQRKTKQQHLFMWIKEKGNKVLAYFFGALVALFLLAASTVSFIDTVSWAATTYLPRTPGFVLSFSLAVICLLPALNGIRSISVINGILLPAVIIFGFTVAFGNIPHKNYSLLLPFLENGWLPALRGSLAAGAGIFELFLILLFQHKIEGKFNLRYLLGTGGVLIILTLGPLMGSIAIFGPEEASKQRFPAYEQWAMLSLGRYLEHLDFISIYQWMVGIFIRISLTIYLIPEVFNFKGKKRVIIQIMIALFLSFSVLLNPLSDLAFLTFVKNFFLPISTLFIFFYTLTLCFYVLIKSKKRGTKTL; encoded by the coding sequence ATGAGCTCTAATGCGGATGACAAAATTAATGCCTTTTTAGGTCTTTTTATGATTATGTCGGCTGCTGGGATTGTTTCACATGTCATTGTAATTCCTGCGATTCTTGACAAGGCTGGCAGAGATGCTTGGATTTCTGTTCTTTTGATTGGTTTTTTATTTATGGGATGGATTTTCATTGTGTACTGCATACAGCGGAAGACAAAACAGCAGCATTTATTTATGTGGATCAAGGAAAAAGGAAACAAGGTGCTGGCTTATTTCTTTGGCGCACTGGTTGCTTTATTCTTGCTTGCTGCCTCAACGGTTTCTTTTATCGATACTGTCTCATGGGCCGCGACGACCTATTTGCCAAGAACCCCTGGTTTCGTTTTAAGTTTTTCTTTAGCAGTCATATGTTTGTTGCCTGCCTTGAATGGGATAAGAAGTATTTCGGTCATAAATGGCATATTGCTGCCTGCCGTCATTATCTTTGGGTTTACGGTGGCTTTCGGTAATATCCCGCATAAGAATTACAGTTTATTGCTCCCCTTCCTTGAAAATGGCTGGCTTCCTGCCTTGAGAGGCAGTTTAGCAGCCGGAGCTGGTATATTTGAGTTATTTCTCATCCTTCTTTTCCAACATAAAATAGAAGGTAAATTCAATCTCAGATATCTTTTAGGAACCGGTGGTGTCCTTATTATCCTGACACTTGGTCCGCTCATGGGGTCAATCGCTATATTTGGCCCCGAGGAAGCTTCCAAGCAGCGTTTCCCTGCCTATGAGCAATGGGCTATGCTAAGCCTGGGAAGATACCTGGAACACTTGGATTTCATCTCTATATATCAATGGATGGTTGGAATCTTTATTCGGATTTCCTTAACGATTTATTTAATCCCTGAGGTATTCAACTTCAAAGGCAAAAAGAGAGTGATCATTCAAATTATGATAGCTTTGTTCCTGAGTTTTTCAGTGCTGTTGAATCCTTTGAGCGATTTGGCATTTTTGACTTTTGTGAAAAATTTTTTCCTTCCGATCTCGACTCTTTTCATTTTTTTCTATACGTTGACCCTGTGCTTTTATGTATTGATTAAGTCTAAGAAAAGGGGGACTAAGACACTGTGA
- a CDS encoding Ger(x)C family spore germination protein: protein MFKKKLAAVLMIPLLLSACWDTNEIDKILYIHALGIDYKEEEYRVYAQLINIGGLGRGEGGGGTQTSPGTVGMGKGNTVDAAIFDFYKNVPQRIFWGHLSSIIFTEEALKQQNIVLSAMDVINRYRETRYTIWVSSTNSPIKEFLRTFPVLGISPMFTRLSDPRTSYEQSSFVEPKRFQKFIVELNEPAHASAIPRIELLDNYWVEKDKAVPAYRINGIDIYSKSGYKGGLTGEKIKGLSWIKEGERNSVFIKKDGMQAASIVFSNVKTKIKPKIKKGSLTFTVEIKAKGTLSEIDQELSEAEINQLAKEQISSQIKKTYLAALEKETDIYRVTETIYRKDPQSWKKITNNGRTLPLTKESLEKIIINSKIQTSGKLKLERT, encoded by the coding sequence ATGTTTAAGAAGAAGTTGGCTGCCGTCTTAATGATTCCGCTTTTGCTTTCTGCGTGCTGGGATACCAATGAAATTGATAAAATTTTGTATATTCATGCCCTGGGTATAGATTACAAAGAAGAAGAGTATCGGGTATATGCCCAACTTATTAATATAGGCGGCCTTGGAAGGGGAGAGGGTGGGGGAGGTACGCAGACTTCCCCTGGTACAGTCGGAATGGGAAAAGGAAATACGGTTGATGCTGCTATTTTTGATTTTTATAAAAATGTGCCTCAAAGGATATTTTGGGGACACCTCTCTTCCATTATTTTTACAGAGGAAGCTTTAAAACAACAAAACATTGTATTATCGGCAATGGATGTCATCAACCGGTATAGGGAAACAAGATATACAATTTGGGTTTCCAGCACAAATTCTCCGATAAAGGAATTCTTGAGAACTTTCCCTGTGCTTGGGATATCACCAATGTTCACAAGGCTTTCAGATCCAAGGACCAGTTATGAACAAAGTTCCTTTGTAGAGCCCAAAAGATTCCAAAAATTCATAGTAGAATTAAACGAACCAGCCCATGCTTCAGCGATTCCAAGAATAGAGCTTTTGGATAATTATTGGGTGGAGAAGGATAAAGCAGTACCGGCTTACAGAATCAATGGGATAGATATTTATAGCAAGAGCGGGTATAAAGGGGGACTGACAGGAGAGAAAATAAAGGGTCTTAGCTGGATAAAAGAAGGGGAAAGGAACAGTGTTTTTATTAAGAAGGACGGTATGCAGGCCGCTTCTATCGTATTTAGTAATGTAAAGACAAAAATCAAACCGAAAATCAAAAAAGGTTCACTAACGTTTACAGTGGAAATAAAAGCAAAAGGAACCCTTTCGGAGATTGATCAGGAATTATCAGAAGCTGAAATAAATCAACTGGCAAAAGAACAGATTTCCTCCCAAATAAAGAAAACCTATCTTGCAGCATTGGAAAAAGAGACTGACATATACAGAGTCACAGAAACAATATACCGAAAAGACCCGCAATCATGGAAAAAAATCACGAACAACGGCCGAACATTACCCTTAACTAAAGAATCTTTGGAAAAAATTATAATAAACTCGAAAATACAAACATCAGGGAAACTAAAATTAGAAAGGACATGA
- the tnpA gene encoding IS200/IS605 family transposase, whose protein sequence is MKDMNSLAHTTWNCKYHIVFAPKYRRQIIYGKYKKSIGQIIRDLCERKGVVIHEANACPDHIHMLVSIPPKLSVSQFMGYLKGKSSLMIFDRHANLKYRYGNRKFWCRGFYVDTVGRNKKQIQEYIRNQLVEDYQADQLTLFEEFDPFTGQKNKNK, encoded by the coding sequence ATGAAGGACATGAACAGTTTAGCACATACAACATGGAATTGTAAGTATCACATAGTATTTGCCCCAAAATACAGAAGACAAATCATTTATGGAAAATATAAAAAGAGTATAGGCCAAATTATCAGAGATTTATGTGAACGAAAAGGTGTTGTGATCCATGAAGCTAATGCCTGTCCGGACCACATTCATATGTTAGTTAGTATCCCGCCGAAATTGAGTGTGTCTCAATTCATGGGTTACTTGAAAGGAAAGAGCAGCCTCATGATTTTCGATCGACATGCCAATTTAAAATACCGGTATGGAAACCGGAAATTTTGGTGCCGAGGCTTCTATGTTGATACAGTAGGCAGAAACAAAAAGCAAATACAAGAATACATTCGAAATCAGCTCGTGGAAGACTATCAAGCTGACCAGTTAACATTGTTCGAAGAGTTTGATCCTTTCACAGGACAAAAAAATAAGAATAAATAA
- a CDS encoding 4Fe-4S dicluster domain-containing protein has translation MGFCFNADDCIGCSACEIACKNENQTPSGINWRTVKKVSPELFLSVSCNHCDNPECFRVCPHRAFTKRRDGIVEINQNLCDGCQLCVAACPYHAPKFDPESHKVSKCQMCYPRQDTGHLPACVEACTTNALKLVNLGEFNNPNIVRSLPGFPDISITSPSIVFFGQKTRKRYFLSQGRLKT, from the coding sequence ATGGGATTTTGCTTTAATGCTGATGATTGCATAGGCTGCAGTGCATGTGAAATTGCATGCAAAAATGAAAATCAGACTCCCTCCGGTATCAACTGGAGGACAGTAAAGAAAGTGAGTCCTGAATTGTTCCTTTCCGTTTCCTGCAACCATTGCGATAACCCAGAATGCTTCAGAGTCTGTCCACATAGAGCATTTACTAAGCGAAGAGACGGGATTGTGGAAATAAACCAAAATCTATGTGACGGATGTCAACTCTGTGTCGCAGCCTGCCCATACCATGCACCAAAGTTCGACCCTGAGTCCCATAAGGTATCCAAATGTCAGATGTGCTATCCACGACAGGATACAGGCCATTTACCCGCTTGTGTGGAAGCCTGTACAACTAATGCACTCAAACTCGTGAATCTGGGGGAATTTAACAACCCCAACATAGTAAGGTCTCTCCCAGGCTTTCCTGATATCTCGATTACGAGTCCGTCAATTGTTTTTTTTGGACAGAAGACGAGGAAGCGTTACTTTTTATCCCAGGGTAGACTGAAAACATAA
- a CDS encoding lysoplasmalogenase — translation MKKFVLPLLILFMSGLYIFFIPEDPASVKITFKLIPMVLIIIYAYLHCNTNPKPAQWIIITGLFICMLGDGLIAGSFIFGLAAFLTGHLFYLFGFIRTWKFSKTRFAMIILIFVYSFLISNELVKALMDNGNSNLIIPVIAYVFVISLMAWSAIMTGNKWAIAGSFLFVLSDSILSWNLFVSDVPQSSLLIMSTYYTAQFLIAHSLGSLLTKSRKEGL, via the coding sequence ATGAAAAAATTTGTATTACCTCTTCTAATCTTATTCATGAGTGGACTTTATATCTTTTTTATCCCCGAAGATCCTGCATCTGTTAAAATCACTTTTAAGCTCATTCCTATGGTTTTAATCATTATTTATGCATACCTACATTGCAATACTAATCCTAAACCTGCTCAATGGATTATAATAACTGGATTGTTTATATGTATGTTGGGAGATGGCTTAATTGCAGGTTCTTTTATCTTTGGATTAGCAGCATTTTTAACAGGGCATCTATTTTACTTATTCGGATTCATTAGAACATGGAAGTTTTCTAAAACACGTTTCGCAATGATCATTCTTATATTTGTTTACTCTTTCTTAATTAGTAACGAACTTGTAAAAGCTTTGATGGACAATGGAAACAGTAATCTCATTATTCCTGTTATTGCATATGTTTTTGTGATTTCACTTATGGCATGGTCAGCCATTATGACAGGTAATAAATGGGCAATTGCAGGAAGTTTTTTATTTGTCCTATCCGATTCTATATTATCTTGGAATCTGTTTGTATCTGATGTTCCACAATCAAGTTTACTCATCATGTCTACATATTACACAGCTCAGTTTTTAATTGCCCATAGCCTCGGTAGCTTATTAACCAAATCTAGAAAAGAAGGATTGTAA